The window GTCGGTACAGTTCAAGAAAGTACATCGGATGAACCCCGAAGTGAAGGACAACATAGCGGATGATAGCGAGATACAAGAGAGCTCTGATCGAGTGGATCATTTGAGACTTGTATACGCCACATTGGATTCGAAATGCAAACGCATCCTCGACATGTTCTACTATGACAAGAAGGATCTCGCCTCCATAGCCGCTGAACTCGGGCATGATGTAGGAAGCATACGGACCATGAAGTACCGATGCATGATGAAATTAAGAGAGAACAAAGACAAATTGAAGCTCGGATAGAGGTTGGAACTAGACTTGGATAACACAATGGATCAGAAACAATTCGAAGAAATAGAAGCGTATGTGCTCGACCGACTAGATGAAGCAGAACGACACCGATTCGAGAAAAGACTCCGAGTGGATGCCGAATTGGCCAAAGAAGTGGAGTCCATGCGTGAGAGCGTGCTCTCCATAGAACTGGAAGGGATGCAGCGAACCATCGAGTCAATACAAGACGAGCATACCGAGCAGGTGCTCTATATAGAAAAGACCGAGCCGAATAGGATCAGACCTCAGGTCTGGTGGGCCCTTGCTGCTGGCCTTGCACTGTTGGTAGCCTCAGTGATCTGGTTGACGGATGATACCAACCCCCGTTATGAGCTCTACAGCACCCATTTCTTCCCTGACCCCGGACTTCCAGTCGCTATGGGTACTACGGATGCATATGCCTTTACAGATGCTATGGTGGACTATAAGAATGAAGCCTATCAAAAAGCCGTGGCGAAATGGTCGGACCTTTTGGAGGATGGTGATGAGAATGATACCTTGAGGTATTACATCGGATGCGCCTACATGAATCTCCACGATCATGAGCAGGCGATAGCATATCTCTCTCCATTGGCCTCTGATAAGAGCTCCCCCTTGTTCGAGAAAGCCCAATGGTATCTGGCACTCAACTACCTCTATGTAGATAGAATTGATGCCTTGAAGCGCCTCGATCTAGATGAAAATGAGTATTATGGTGATAGAATCAAGGAATTGATCACCAAGCTCGACCAACTATGAACCCGCGTTTCCTCGGCATTCTAGGGTGCCTGGTATTCTTGCACTCTATACTGCATTCTCAAGACAACACCGCCCAACGGCATGACTTGATCGACTCGCTCTACTCGCTAGAACGCTATGAAGAAGTCCTGACCTTGATCGAAGAGCAGCTGGATGATATCACCGACACTGTTTGGGAAGATACCCTCTATACTTACTGTTATCCCTATGCCCGTGCATATTGGAAGACCCAGGGAGTGGATGAAGGTGTGGCGGCTGCCGAGCGGATCATAGAGCATGTGAAGTCTCAGAACGACCCAGAAGCCCTACTAGCAGCCTATAGCGACCTCAGCTGGATACACTATGAGACCGGAAGGGCCGATCTCTGTCTCCAAGTGGATTCCATAGCCAAAGAGCTTGCTGACCGATCCGATGTTCCCCAACATCTTAAAGGTAGGGCACGTACCTATCTGGGTTTCGATCATGCTATGCTGGGGGATTATCGCAAGGCAGGTGGATACTTCAAAGAAGCACATGACATCTTCAAAGAGATAGAACCTAGAGACTCACTGATCAGACAGCAACTGGCAGAGAGCGCTAATGGTATGGCAGTCGCCTCTTGGCATCTCGGTAGGACGAAGGATGCAGAAGAGAACTATTTGAAGGCCTTGGAATATATCGGAGAATCTGATGATCTGATCCTTCTTTCTCGCAAAGCGAGTACCATCGGGAATCTGGCTTTGATGTTCGAGGATCTGGGAAATCTGATCAAAAGCAAGGAATACTATCACGAGAATATACGTCTCAGCAATCTAGTCATCCATCGAACAGATGACCCCTTTCTCAAAGACGAGATGACCATGGTCAGGTCACGTACGTACGGCAATCTCGCCTCTTTGTATCACTCCTTGGGTGAGTACGGGACATCTAAAGGATATCTGGAATTGGCACTGAAAGATCGCACGTCACTCTTTGAGCCGGATGACCCCAAACTCCACGTCATCCAACTCCAGTTTGCTGAGATCGAGATATCCAAAGGGAACTATCCGAAAGCAGAAGAACTTATCAAAGGCTATTTGGATAAGTGCATATCCAACTATGGAATACATAGCGAGTACAGTGCCGATGCACTGAGCGATCTGGCCCGGGTATATAGCCTGACCGAGCGATACAAAGGAGCAGACTCCCTCTATACGCTTGCACTGGAAGGTTTCAAAGCCGTTTCTGATGAGACATCCGACCCCAATGTAGCTGAGGCCCTGATGAGTCGCGGTGAGATGAAGATGCGATTGCAGCAATCTGAAAACGCAAGAGCAGACTTCATACAGGCCAGGGATATCTACGCGGTCAATGTAGGATCAGAGAATCGGAAAGTCGCGGCTGCCAGGAATGAGATAGCCCGCACATTGCTGGCCGAATGGCGGTATCAAGAGGCGATAAGTGAACTGGAGTCCTCCATCGGGATCCTCTCTGATCGTTTACCGAAGGATCAGGACATGGTCACACAGCGGAGAGACCCATTGCCCCATCTCCTTCCTGAAGCCCTTCTACTTTATGCTCAAGCGCATAGACAATCCCCAGATAGCAGCCGCTCGGATCAGAAGGCTCTTGATCATCTCCAGACTGCCATCCAGGTATTGAAGGCAAATCAGACCGGACTACGGGACGAAGAATCTCGACTCCTGATGCTAGGTGCACAGCGTGATGTATTCGACTCTGCTTTAGATATTGCCTATGAACTGCACACATCCTCACCAGATGATACGGACATTCAGGATCTCCTTCAGTTGACCGAATCCAACAAGACCATCATTCTGAAAGACCGATTGAGCTCCATTCAGAGCATGTCCTTTGCAGGGGTACCTGATAGCTTGCTGGAGCGTGAGCACTTTCTACTTCAACGCATCTCCGATACATCAATGGACCACGAAGCAGCCGATGAACTCAACGATCTAGAGACCGAATATGTGTCCCTTCTGGATCAGATGAAGTCCGATCATCCCCGATACTTCGAACTTCGATATGGAGATCGACCATTGGATATGCAGTCCGTGCTGGACCTGATCACTCCAGACCAGAGTATCATCGCATATGCACTGAGCAAGGATCATATCTACATCACCCTGATCGATCATGAAGGAACGCACATTACCCGTGTACCCAAAGGCGATCTGAAGAGGGACATCCAAATGCTCCACAAAGGAGTCACTGAGCATGATATGGAAGGGTATACTGCAGCTGCCTACCGTCTCTATGAGCGCTTGATAGCACCCATGCGCGAGCACATCCAGAAAGACGAACTACTGATCGTACCGGACGATGAGCTCTACACTTTGAATTTCGAGATACTTCTCGATCAAGACCCTGGACCTCAAGACTATATAAAGCATCTATTGATTCAAGACTTTACTATATCCTATCTCCTTTCCCTCTCCACATCCATACAGTTCAAAGGTCTGGATAAGCGTGCTGATAGACTTGCTCTTGCCATGGCGCCAGGCTTTGAAGATGCGTTGAAAGATGCCTATCTGAACTCGGTCAGTGATTCGTCCCAAGTGGACCAGGGCTTTCTTCATCAGATCCAACAACCATTTGCCGTGAAGACCGCACATGCCCTCGGAGGTCTGCTACAAGCTGAGGTCAAGGTAGGTGAAGAAGCCAATGAATCGGAGTTCAAGCAACATGCTGCGCAGTACGAGGTGATCCACCTGGGTACCCATACTGAGATAAACAATGTATCTCCCCTCTATTCCAAATTGATATTGAGTAAATCGAGCAGTGAAGATGGATATCTGCATGCCTATGAGCTGTACGACATGCAACTGCAGGCAGAGCTCGCTGTACTCACCGCATGTCAGACAGGAGTCGGTCAGCAGGAGAGTTCGGAAGGAGTCATCTCGTTGGCACATAGTTTTGCCTATGCGGGTTGTCCCTCGATCATCATGTCACTCTGGGATGTTGATGAACAGAGCACAGCCATCATCACGGAA is drawn from Flavobacteriales bacterium and contains these coding sequences:
- a CDS encoding CHAT domain-containing protein: MNPRFLGILGCLVFLHSILHSQDNTAQRHDLIDSLYSLERYEEVLTLIEEQLDDITDTVWEDTLYTYCYPYARAYWKTQGVDEGVAAAERIIEHVKSQNDPEALLAAYSDLSWIHYETGRADLCLQVDSIAKELADRSDVPQHLKGRARTYLGFDHAMLGDYRKAGGYFKEAHDIFKEIEPRDSLIRQQLAESANGMAVASWHLGRTKDAEENYLKALEYIGESDDLILLSRKASTIGNLALMFEDLGNLIKSKEYYHENIRLSNLVIHRTDDPFLKDEMTMVRSRTYGNLASLYHSLGEYGTSKGYLELALKDRTSLFEPDDPKLHVIQLQFAEIEISKGNYPKAEELIKGYLDKCISNYGIHSEYSADALSDLARVYSLTERYKGADSLYTLALEGFKAVSDETSDPNVAEALMSRGEMKMRLQQSENARADFIQARDIYAVNVGSENRKVAAARNEIARTLLAEWRYQEAISELESSIGILSDRLPKDQDMVTQRRDPLPHLLPEALLLYAQAHRQSPDSSRSDQKALDHLQTAIQVLKANQTGLRDEESRLLMLGAQRDVFDSALDIAYELHTSSPDDTDIQDLLQLTESNKTIILKDRLSSIQSMSFAGVPDSLLEREHFLLQRISDTSMDHEAADELNDLETEYVSLLDQMKSDHPRYFELRYGDRPLDMQSVLDLITPDQSIIAYALSKDHIYITLIDHEGTHITRVPKGDLKRDIQMLHKGVTEHDMEGYTAAAYRLYERLIAPMREHIQKDELLIVPDDELYTLNFEILLDQDPGPQDYIKHLLIQDFTISYLLSLSTSIQFKGLDKRADRLALAMAPGFEDALKDAYLNSVSDSSQVDQGFLHQIQQPFAVKTAHALGGLLQAEVKVGEEANESEFKQHAAQYEVIHLGTHTEINNVSPLYSKLILSKSSSEDGYLHAYELYDMQLQAELAVLTACQTGVGQQESSEGVISLAHSFAYAGCPSIIMSLWDVDEQSTAIITE